From the genome of Halomonas sp. MCCC 1A13316, one region includes:
- a CDS encoding sodium:solute symporter family protein: MSQFAINLLFVGASFAIYIGIAIWAKAGSTKDFYVAGGGVHPITNGMAIGADWMSAASFISMAGLIAAGGYANSTFLMGWTGGYVLLAMLLAPYLRKFGKFTVPEFIGDRFYSKQARLVAVICLIVASVTYVIGQMAGAGVAFSRFLEVDSTTGLIIAAVVVFFYSVLGGMKGITYTQVAQYIVLIIAYTIPAVFISLELTGNPLPPLGLFSDHAESGVPLLAKLNEVVTALGFNEYTAMVDNKLNMVLFTLTLMIGTAGLPHVIIRFFTVPKVADARWSAGWALVFIGLLYLTAPAVASMARLNLMTTIYPDMAGQVENMEDAATNPILYEDRPEWIRTWEETGLIAFEDRNDDGRIQFYNGSADFTDRGWEGNELTVNNDILVLANPEIANLPGWVIGLIAAGGLAAALSTAAGLLLAISSAISHDLIKGSINPNISEKGELMAARISMSVAIVVATYLGANPPGFAAQVVALAFGIAAASLFPALMMGIFSKRVNNVGAVAGMLSGLVFTLAYIFVYKGWFFIPGTNNLPDTPDNWVLGISPLSIGAIGAIINFAVAFAASKATQAPPQEIQDLVESVRYPKGAGMAVDH, translated from the coding sequence ATGAGTCAATTTGCCATCAACCTGCTATTCGTTGGCGCGTCCTTTGCCATCTATATTGGCATCGCCATTTGGGCCAAGGCAGGCTCGACGAAGGATTTCTATGTCGCCGGCGGCGGGGTTCACCCGATCACCAACGGCATGGCGATCGGCGCCGACTGGATGTCGGCAGCATCGTTCATCTCAATGGCGGGCCTCATCGCCGCCGGCGGCTATGCCAACTCAACCTTCCTCATGGGCTGGACCGGTGGGTACGTACTGCTGGCCATGCTGTTGGCCCCCTACCTGCGCAAATTCGGCAAGTTCACCGTGCCCGAATTCATCGGTGACCGCTTCTACAGCAAGCAGGCCCGACTGGTGGCGGTGATCTGCTTGATCGTGGCCTCGGTGACCTACGTCATCGGTCAGATGGCGGGCGCGGGCGTAGCCTTCTCCCGTTTCCTGGAGGTCGATTCGACTACCGGCCTGATCATTGCTGCCGTGGTAGTATTCTTCTATTCAGTGCTGGGCGGCATGAAGGGCATCACCTATACCCAGGTGGCTCAGTACATCGTACTCATCATCGCCTATACCATTCCTGCCGTGTTCATCTCACTGGAACTGACCGGCAACCCGCTTCCGCCTCTGGGTCTGTTCTCCGATCATGCCGAATCCGGCGTGCCGCTGCTGGCCAAGCTCAACGAGGTGGTCACCGCACTGGGTTTCAATGAATACACGGCGATGGTGGACAACAAGCTCAACATGGTGCTGTTCACCCTGACGCTGATGATCGGCACCGCCGGCCTGCCCCACGTCATCATCCGCTTCTTCACCGTGCCGAAGGTGGCCGACGCGCGTTGGTCCGCCGGTTGGGCCCTGGTCTTCATCGGCCTGCTCTACCTGACCGCACCGGCCGTGGCCTCCATGGCACGCCTGAACCTGATGACCACCATCTATCCGGACATGGCGGGCCAGGTCGAGAACATGGAAGACGCCGCCACCAATCCCATCCTCTACGAGGATCGTCCCGAGTGGATCCGCACCTGGGAGGAAACCGGCCTGATCGCCTTCGAGGACAGGAACGACGACGGCCGCATCCAGTTCTACAACGGCAGCGCCGACTTCACCGATCGCGGCTGGGAAGGCAACGAGCTGACCGTCAACAACGATATTCTGGTACTGGCCAACCCGGAGATCGCCAATCTGCCCGGCTGGGTCATCGGCTTGATCGCCGCGGGCGGTCTTGCGGCGGCCCTGTCGACTGCTGCGGGCCTGCTGCTGGCCATCTCCTCGGCGATCAGTCACGATCTGATCAAGGGCTCGATCAACCCCAACATCTCCGAGAAGGGCGAGCTGATGGCGGCGCGGATCTCGATGTCCGTGGCCATCGTCGTGGCCACCTACCTGGGGGCCAACCCGCCAGGGTTCGCCGCTCAGGTGGTGGCGCTGGCCTTCGGTATCGCCGCCGCCTCGCTGTTCCCGGCACTGATGATGGGGATCTTCTCCAAGCGGGTGAACAACGTTGGCGCCGTCGCCGGCATGCTGTCCGGCCTGGTCTTCACCCTGGCGTACATCTTCGTCTACAAGGGCTGGTTCTTCATCCCGGGCACAAATAACCTGCCGGATACCCCGGACAACTGGGTGCTGGGCATTTCGCCGCTGTCCATCGGCGCGATCGGTGCCATCATCAACTTCGCCGTGGCCTTCGCCGCTTCCAAGGCGACCCAGGCACCGCCCCAGGAGATCCAGGATCTGGTGGAAAGCGTGCGCTATCCGAAGGGAGCTGGCATGGCGGTCGACCACTGA
- a CDS encoding DUF4212 domain-containing protein has product MADDKSNATAYWKANLRLITGCMIVWAFVSYGCAILFRPLLSGIPVGGTDLGFWFAQQGSILTFIVLIFFYAWKMNRLDQQFGLGE; this is encoded by the coding sequence ATGGCTGATGACAAATCCAACGCCACTGCATACTGGAAGGCGAACCTACGCCTCATAACCGGCTGCATGATCGTCTGGGCATTCGTCTCTTACGGCTGTGCCATCCTGTTCCGCCCCCTGCTTTCAGGAATTCCTGTCGGCGGTACTGATCTCGGGTTCTGGTTTGCCCAACAGGGCTCCATCCTGACCTTCATCGTGCTGATCTTCTTCTACGCCTGGAAGATGAATCGGCTCGACCAGCAGTTCGGCCTCGGGGAGTAA
- a CDS encoding DUF294 nucleotidyltransferase-like domain-containing protein: MIDVDLSQPPFSFLSEEGRDRVRNGIDLAYFDRDEIILETGQPGEYVFLIHKGEVAELDTTLPGARERIGHYTAGDLFGAISILNGKSRYRFRAEQECLCYLMPKALFLQLCDDYPAFAEFFRQTLAHKARLLTEQRAEGGVTMAGFMLAKVSECMRPPLCMGAETTIAEAVARLHESHADSLLVEGDSGAGMVTKTDLLEALVLQERDKESSLQQIAHFELVTVRPDQYLFEVLVMMTRFKVERVVVMERGEEQAPPIGVVELTDVLSYFSSRSYVVSLQVEQADSLEALFRASRRTPELVKALMAQGVKLRFAMGLLAALNGRIMSKAWGFLIDERYHQQSCLMVMGSEGRGEQILKTDQDNGLILADGLEWPGVEAQMQRLTDTLIELGYPPCPGNIMVSNPEWVGSVSQWRERIARWAAKRDGDSLMKLAIMLDSHAVAGNPALLDRVRQSLFEQCSRDELLLSYFARTALRFSTPLTLFGSLKKPQHGIDIKKGGIFPIVHGVRTMALERGIKPTSTLERLEALAADGRLEERVAENLAEALSLFTELRLKQQLERLDEDVASKSPDRVVVQQLSSLERDLLREALHIVKDFKQSLSQRYHLEYS, encoded by the coding sequence ATGATCGATGTCGATCTTTCCCAACCCCCGTTCTCTTTTCTGAGTGAAGAGGGGCGTGATCGCGTCCGCAATGGCATCGACCTGGCCTACTTCGACCGCGACGAGATCATTCTCGAAACCGGTCAGCCTGGTGAGTACGTCTTTCTCATCCACAAGGGAGAGGTGGCTGAATTGGACACCACCCTGCCGGGAGCCCGTGAACGAATCGGGCACTACACGGCAGGCGACCTGTTCGGTGCCATCAGCATTCTCAACGGAAAGAGCCGCTACCGCTTTCGTGCCGAGCAGGAGTGTCTCTGCTATCTGATGCCGAAGGCGTTGTTCCTGCAGTTGTGCGACGACTATCCCGCCTTTGCCGAGTTCTTCCGCCAGACCCTGGCGCACAAGGCACGTCTGCTGACCGAGCAGCGCGCCGAGGGTGGCGTGACCATGGCCGGCTTCATGCTGGCCAAGGTCAGCGAGTGCATGCGGCCGCCGCTGTGCATGGGGGCGGAGACGACCATCGCCGAGGCGGTGGCGAGGCTGCACGAGAGTCATGCCGACAGCCTGCTGGTGGAGGGCGACAGCGGAGCGGGAATGGTCACCAAGACCGACCTGCTCGAAGCGCTGGTGCTCCAGGAACGTGACAAGGAGAGTTCGCTTCAGCAGATCGCGCATTTCGAGTTGGTCACGGTACGCCCCGATCAGTACCTGTTCGAAGTACTCGTCATGATGACTCGCTTCAAGGTGGAGCGGGTCGTGGTAATGGAACGGGGGGAAGAACAAGCCCCGCCGATCGGTGTGGTGGAACTCACCGACGTACTCAGCTATTTCTCCAGCCGCAGCTATGTCGTCAGCCTGCAGGTCGAGCAGGCGGACAGCCTCGAGGCCCTGTTCCGCGCAAGCCGGCGTACGCCGGAACTGGTCAAGGCGCTCATGGCCCAAGGCGTCAAGCTGCGTTTTGCCATGGGTCTGCTGGCGGCGCTCAATGGGCGCATCATGTCCAAGGCCTGGGGCTTTCTCATCGACGAGCGCTACCACCAGCAAAGCTGCCTGATGGTGATGGGCAGTGAGGGGCGCGGCGAGCAGATTCTCAAGACCGACCAGGACAACGGCCTGATACTCGCCGATGGGCTCGAGTGGCCGGGTGTCGAAGCACAGATGCAGCGCCTCACCGACACGTTGATCGAACTGGGTTACCCGCCCTGTCCGGGCAATATCATGGTATCCAATCCCGAATGGGTCGGGAGCGTGTCGCAGTGGCGCGAGCGTATCGCCCGCTGGGCCGCGAAGCGTGACGGCGATAGCCTGATGAAGCTTGCCATCATGCTCGATTCCCACGCCGTGGCCGGCAACCCGGCTCTACTCGACCGTGTGCGCCAGTCCCTCTTCGAGCAATGCTCGCGTGACGAGCTACTGCTTTCCTATTTCGCTCGCACGGCGCTGCGCTTTTCAACACCGCTGACCCTGTTCGGCTCGCTGAAGAAGCCGCAGCACGGCATCGATATCAAGAAGGGCGGCATCTTTCCCATCGTGCATGGGGTGCGCACCATGGCGTTGGAGCGGGGCATCAAGCCCACTTCGACATTGGAGCGGCTCGAGGCCTTGGCTGCGGATGGAAGGCTGGAGGAGCGAGTCGCGGAGAATCTGGCCGAGGCGCTGTCGCTGTTCACCGAGCTGCGCCTGAAGCAGCAACTGGAACGGCTGGACGAGGATGTCGCCAGCAAAAGCCCGGATCGTGTCGTAGTGCAGCAGCTGTCGTCGCTGGAGCGCGACTTGCTGCGTGAGGCACTGCATATCGTCAAGGACTTCAAACAGAGCCTGTCGCAGCGCTATCACCTCGAATACTCCTGA
- a CDS encoding 3'-5' exonuclease — MFRVLRRANDRRRHAGGEYGWLFRPYTGDELVAIDCETTGVDTRIAEPVSIGAVKVRGDRVLTSESLDLRLKRPATLTGDSIRVHGLRGIDLDDGVNLDEALVTLLDFIGNRPLLGWRLDFDLAILNRQIRPRFGFDLPNSGIDVAQLYHRQQRRSVMEPELRSQRFEAVAETLGVPVMGRNTALGDAVTTALMYLRLERAVLQDRCEA, encoded by the coding sequence ATGTTTCGAGTTCTGCGCCGGGCCAATGATCGCCGTCGACATGCGGGCGGCGAGTATGGCTGGCTATTCCGTCCCTATACCGGGGATGAGCTGGTGGCCATCGATTGTGAAACCACCGGTGTCGATACGCGTATTGCAGAGCCCGTGTCCATCGGTGCCGTCAAGGTGCGTGGCGACAGGGTGCTGACCAGCGAGTCGCTTGATTTGCGCCTGAAGCGCCCCGCCACACTGACCGGCGACTCCATCCGCGTGCACGGTCTGCGCGGCATTGACCTGGATGACGGCGTCAACCTGGACGAGGCATTGGTAACGCTGCTCGACTTCATCGGCAACCGCCCGCTACTGGGCTGGCGGCTCGACTTCGACCTGGCCATCCTCAATCGCCAGATTCGTCCACGCTTCGGCTTCGACCTGCCCAACAGTGGTATCGATGTGGCGCAGCTGTACCACCGACAGCAGCGTCGTAGCGTGATGGAACCCGAGCTGCGATCGCAGCGCTTCGAGGCGGTAGCGGAAACTCTCGGCGTACCTGTCATGGGGCGCAATACCGCACTCGGCGACGCCGTAACCACGGCGCTGATGTACCTGCGTCTGGAGCGGGCCGTGCTGCAGGACCGCTGCGAGGCATGA
- the ttcA gene encoding tRNA 2-thiocytidine(32) synthetase TtcA, whose amino-acid sequence MAPSFTTLWLPVTMQDAAIFDPLVADSPDAHQAQGEEFGKSSPLDELDAKARRGFNKLQKRLRRQVGNAIIDYGMIHEGDRVMVCLSGGKDSYTMLEILRNLQRNAPVNFSLVAVNLDQKQPGFPEHVLPGYLESTGVEYYILERDTYSVVKEKTPEGKTTCALCSRLRRGSLYGFAEEIGATKVALGHHREDILETLFLNMFYGGSLKAMPPKLLSDDGKNIVIRPLAYCREADIAEFARLMDFPIIPCNLCGSQPNMQRQVVKEMLAEWERKHPGRIETMFKAVTNVAPSQLADRELFDFEGLEAKQARLHERRIDALNLSPGG is encoded by the coding sequence ATGGCCCCGTCATTCACTACGCTCTGGCTACCCGTGACCATGCAAGATGCCGCGATTTTCGATCCCCTTGTTGCCGACAGCCCCGACGCTCACCAGGCGCAGGGAGAGGAGTTCGGGAAGAGCTCGCCGCTGGATGAACTCGACGCCAAGGCTCGTCGGGGATTCAACAAGCTGCAGAAGCGCCTGCGCCGCCAAGTGGGCAACGCCATCATCGACTACGGCATGATCCACGAGGGGGATCGGGTCATGGTCTGCCTGTCGGGTGGCAAGGACAGCTACACCATGCTCGAGATCCTGCGTAACCTGCAGCGCAATGCGCCGGTGAATTTCTCGCTGGTAGCGGTCAATCTCGACCAGAAGCAGCCGGGGTTCCCCGAGCACGTCCTGCCCGGGTATCTGGAGTCCACCGGCGTCGAGTACTACATCCTCGAGCGTGATACCTATTCGGTGGTCAAGGAGAAGACGCCGGAGGGCAAGACCACCTGTGCGCTCTGTTCACGGCTGCGTCGTGGTTCGCTATACGGTTTCGCCGAGGAGATCGGCGCGACCAAGGTAGCGCTGGGCCACCATCGAGAGGACATTCTCGAAACGCTGTTCCTCAACATGTTCTATGGCGGTAGCCTTAAGGCCATGCCGCCCAAGCTGCTCTCCGACGACGGCAAGAACATCGTCATCCGCCCCTTGGCTTACTGCCGCGAGGCGGACATCGCCGAGTTCGCTCGGCTGATGGACTTTCCCATCATTCCCTGCAACCTGTGCGGTTCTCAGCCCAACATGCAGCGCCAAGTGGTCAAGGAGATGTTGGCCGAATGGGAGCGCAAGCATCCCGGGCGCATCGAGACCATGTTCAAGGCGGTGACCAACGTGGCGCCCTCGCAGTTGGCCGACCGCGAGCTGTTCGACTTCGAGGGGCTCGAAGCCAAGCAGGCCCGTTTGCACGAGCGCCGGATCGATGCGTTGAATCTGTCGCCTGGCGGCTGA
- the fnr gene encoding fumarate/nitrate reduction transcriptional regulator Fnr, whose translation MPVNAANALGSRRSLLHETRCQNCSLSSLCLPLALELEDMEQFDAIIKRRSPLKKGESLFRQGSAFSSVFAVRSGSLKQITTEGSGEDQVTNFYLPSELVGLDGIDEQTYPGSVIALETTTVCEIPFDRLDSLSEQLPELRGQLYRSMSKELRDDRKMMRLLSRKTADQRLASFFSSLSDRFRRRGYSPYSFRLSMSRADIGNYLGLAVETVSRILGRFQQQALVEVSGREVNILNLEALVAQAQDEH comes from the coding sequence ATGCCGGTCAACGCGGCCAATGCGCTCGGCAGTCGGCGTTCATTACTGCATGAAACCCGCTGTCAGAACTGCAGCTTGAGTTCGCTGTGCCTGCCTCTCGCTCTGGAACTCGAGGACATGGAGCAGTTCGATGCGATCATCAAACGCCGCTCTCCATTGAAGAAGGGCGAGTCATTGTTCCGCCAAGGCAGTGCCTTCAGCAGCGTCTTTGCCGTACGCTCGGGCAGCCTCAAGCAGATCACCACCGAGGGCTCCGGCGAGGATCAGGTCACCAATTTCTATCTGCCCAGTGAGCTGGTCGGCCTCGACGGCATCGACGAGCAGACCTACCCCGGCAGCGTGATCGCGCTCGAAACCACCACCGTGTGCGAGATCCCCTTCGACCGGCTCGACTCGCTCTCCGAGCAGTTGCCCGAACTGCGTGGCCAACTCTACCGCAGCATGAGCAAGGAGCTGCGCGACGACCGCAAGATGATGCGCCTGCTGTCGCGCAAGACCGCCGATCAGCGCCTGGCCAGCTTCTTTTCCAGCCTGTCGGACCGCTTCCGTCGCCGCGGCTACTCGCCCTACAGCTTCCGCCTCTCCATGTCGCGGGCCGATATCGGCAATTACCTGGGTTTGGCGGTTGAAACGGTCAGCCGAATTCTGGGTCGCTTCCAGCAGCAGGCACTGGTCGAGGTCTCGGGCCGCGAAGTGAACATTCTCAATCTCGAGGCACTGGTAGCCCAGGCGCAGGACGAGCACTGA
- the hemN gene encoding oxygen-independent coproporphyrinogen III oxidase: MSVPAMSLHRAMADPFAWDESLLHRYDTLGPRYTSYPTAASFSDDFGTLAYQDTLARSNANGRPLSLYVHLPFCRKGCHYCACHKVSTKSTRVVEPYLSRLDREMVLIKPHLDTRREVAQLHWGGGTPTFLGLDQMSDLFDRLDARFGLSSARERDYAIEIDPREADVFTLRHLQALGFNRLSLGVQDLDPRVQRAVNRVQPRILTEVLLDEADRLGFRSLNIDLIYGLPLQTRDSFAATLEQVIAMAPARLSIFNYVHMPERFAAQHRIRAEDLPSQEEKLAILRATLAMLTEAGYVHIGMEHFARASDSLVIAQREGTLQYNLQGYSSHARCDQVGLGVSAISCIDDVYAQNHTRLADYEAALDNSCLPTARGIRLTFDDRVRRHAIERLVCDMALDLDALSETFGIDAPRYLADSLARLESLQRDGLVSIESNRVVAKPIGRLLIRHIAMAFDARLPPQPGGHYSRIA, encoded by the coding sequence ATGTCCGTTCCCGCGATGTCCTTGCATCGAGCGATGGCCGATCCTTTCGCCTGGGACGAGTCCTTGCTGCACCGCTACGACACTCTTGGCCCACGCTATACCTCGTACCCCACCGCTGCTTCCTTCAGTGACGACTTCGGCACGCTGGCCTATCAGGATACCCTTGCCCGCAGTAACGCCAACGGCAGGCCCTTGTCGCTCTACGTACACCTCCCCTTCTGTCGCAAGGGGTGCCATTACTGCGCCTGTCACAAGGTCTCGACCAAGTCCACCCGAGTAGTGGAGCCCTATCTTTCGCGCCTGGACCGAGAGATGGTACTGATCAAGCCCCACCTGGACACGCGGCGAGAAGTGGCCCAACTGCACTGGGGCGGCGGCACGCCGACCTTTCTCGGTCTCGACCAGATGAGCGATCTGTTCGATCGTCTCGATGCTCGCTTCGGGCTTTCCAGCGCCCGCGAACGTGACTATGCCATCGAGATCGACCCGCGCGAGGCCGATGTCTTCACCCTGCGTCACCTGCAGGCCCTGGGCTTCAATCGCCTGAGCCTCGGCGTTCAGGATCTCGACCCCAGGGTGCAGCGCGCCGTGAACCGGGTCCAACCGCGCATCCTCACCGAAGTGCTGCTCGATGAGGCCGATCGCCTCGGTTTTCGTTCGCTCAATATCGACCTGATCTATGGCCTGCCCCTCCAGACCCGTGACAGCTTCGCTGCCACCCTGGAACAGGTGATCGCCATGGCACCGGCACGACTCTCGATCTTCAACTATGTCCACATGCCCGAGCGCTTCGCGGCCCAGCACCGCATTCGCGCCGAAGACCTTCCCAGCCAAGAGGAGAAGCTGGCGATACTGCGCGCCACTCTTGCCATGTTGACCGAGGCAGGCTACGTGCATATCGGCATGGAACATTTCGCCCGAGCCAGCGACAGCCTGGTGATCGCCCAGCGCGAGGGTACCCTGCAGTACAACTTGCAAGGCTATTCGAGCCATGCCCGATGCGACCAGGTGGGGCTTGGCGTCTCGGCCATCTCATGCATCGACGACGTCTATGCCCAGAACCATACCCGCCTCGCTGACTACGAGGCCGCCCTCGACAACAGCTGCCTTCCCACGGCACGCGGCATCCGCCTGACCTTCGATGATCGGGTCAGGCGGCATGCCATCGAGCGTTTGGTGTGCGACATGGCGCTCGACCTGGATGCGTTGAGCGAGACCTTCGGCATCGATGCGCCCCGCTATCTGGCAGACTCCCTGGCACGCTTGGAGAGTCTCCAGCGCGACGGGCTGGTGTCCATCGAGAGCAATCGGGTGGTCGCCAAGCCGATCGGTCGGCTGCTGATCCGACACATCGCCATGGCCTTCGACGCTCGGTTGCCGCCACAGCCCGGCGGGCACTACTCTCGCATCGCCTAG
- a CDS encoding sulfite exporter TauE/SafE family protein, producing MDPTGLGLPPLLAAFVFGLLGGAHCIGMCGGIMSALTFAVPPSMRSPARLTGLLLGYNLGRILSYMAAGTLVASLGTIVALTPAARTGLQLFAAVMLILMALYIANWWKGLLRVEALGRHLWRFLEPIGKRLMPVVKIPQAIGLGAVWGWLPCGLVYSMLAWSLATADPLRGAALMGAFGLGTLPSLLVTGFAARQLGTLIRHPATRTLAALAIIAFALWQLIILLPHGASGH from the coding sequence ATGGATCCCACCGGACTCGGTCTGCCACCGCTGCTGGCGGCCTTCGTCTTCGGCCTGCTCGGTGGCGCGCACTGTATCGGCATGTGCGGCGGCATCATGAGCGCTCTGACCTTCGCCGTTCCTCCCAGCATGCGCAGCCCCGCCCGGCTCACCGGGCTGCTTCTCGGCTACAACCTTGGCCGCATCCTGAGCTACATGGCTGCCGGCACGCTGGTCGCCTCGCTCGGCACCATAGTGGCTTTGACGCCGGCCGCCCGCACGGGGCTGCAGTTGTTCGCCGCCGTCATGCTGATCCTGATGGCACTCTATATCGCCAACTGGTGGAAGGGCCTGTTGCGGGTAGAAGCCCTCGGCAGGCACCTCTGGCGCTTTCTGGAGCCCATCGGCAAGCGGCTGATGCCGGTAGTGAAGATACCCCAGGCCATCGGCCTCGGCGCGGTATGGGGCTGGCTGCCCTGCGGGCTGGTCTATTCGATGCTGGCCTGGAGCCTGGCTACGGCGGATCCGCTGCGCGGCGCGGCGCTGATGGGGGCCTTCGGCCTCGGCACCCTACCCTCGCTGCTGGTCACCGGCTTCGCTGCGCGCCAGCTGGGCACCCTGATCCGTCACCCGGCGACCCGCACCCTGGCTGCCCTCGCCATAATCGCCTTTGCCTTGTGGCAGTTAATCATCCTGTTGCCGCATGGTGCATCTGGCCATTGA
- the ccoS gene encoding cbb3-type cytochrome oxidase assembly protein CcoS: MTILYLLIPLSLILLGLAVWAFFWAVKNDQFEDLEGPAHRILFDEDENDLTPAERERRRQATQRKPSEGDDGPAER; the protein is encoded by the coding sequence ATGACGATTCTTTACCTGCTCATTCCGCTCTCGCTGATTCTGCTCGGCCTGGCCGTATGGGCCTTCTTCTGGGCAGTCAAGAACGATCAGTTCGAGGACCTCGAGGGGCCGGCCCATCGTATCCTGTTCGATGAAGACGAGAACGACCTGACCCCGGCGGAGCGCGAGAGACGGCGCCAGGCCACCCAGCGCAAGCCGTCCGAAGGGGACGACGGTCCGGCGGAGCGCTGA